taaatgttcatCTTTTCTTTCTTGAAAGGAAATGTAGTTAAAATTTTACATTGTTTTTTGCAAACGGCCAACTAATTTGaccagtggccggttgcataaacatagcccaAACTTAATACTTTGTCTTAAGAACTAGTCTGACTGACCAGCAGTAATTAGTTTGGGCTGATCAGTCCTACTTTTTAATGTAACTGATTGAAAAACCAGCCTTAAAAGAAAATTACATGACTAACTTGTATGACCAGTCCAAGGAGTTTATGCAACTGGCCACAGGTCACAACTTTTGTGGTTGTGTAAGGGTGGGGTTCAGATTTTATCATCTATATCATTTGTGAACACATTCTACATAATGGCGTAGTTCATATTATCAAAAAACTGCAAGTGATCTATCCAGCGAACTCCCCATTACTATCTTGTCTCCTTTACCTAAACTACAAAAAATACTAAAACAGCATTATTTTATCATAACACTAAATCAAAGGCCAGAAACATCATAACAACTtgtatatcattggaaagctccaagaatgtagttttcatatttaaaacctTATTGAAGTactaataatgcagtgacagtaatgtattaatttgtgacaacaGTATGCAGAAAACTAATGACACCCTGTTgcctttgttggtaaaaccaatAAAAGTGTGACAAAAACCTTCAAAAACCTTGAAATTTGGATCAAAACTAGCTGGGACTTATGGCTATATGTTTCATGTCtaaaatttttgctttttaacataaaatatatactttattgcattatttgtatataaaatatatatatatttgatttgaaaaactttgcgtgcattctttaaaaaaGAGAGCAAGACTTTTAGACTAAAgaatgccagagttatattaacTTAAAGGTGCACATCACCTTTTCATACCCCCACACAAAAAGGGGGGTGACagttaagaggttttaaaagaCATCTCACGTAAAATATGCTAAGTGCAGAGAGAAATCACTGTAAAACTAAACACAAAGTGCACttaactcgtgactcagagttgTTTGAATCCTGTATGACTTCCTacactaaatatgaaaaaaaacagAATGTCCAATCTGCTCTTTTCCATTCAATGAAAAATGGTATGACTGTCCCTAGTCCCCACCCACTTTCAAAATATAGAAAATAACTTTTTCGTTTTCCattaaagaaattaagttttgaaTAACATGAGAGTAAACAGAAGCACTTCTTGGGGGGGGGGGCTATTTATTACCATCTAATCCAgaagtggggaaccctgggtcctggagggccactgtcctgcagagtttatttccaaccctaaccaaacacacctgaatttcatttcgaagtaatcctgaagactttaattagatttttcaggtgtgtttaattagggttggaactaaactctgcaggacagtggccctccaggaccagggttcctcACCCCTGATCTAATCTCAAGTGTCACTAAAATTGAAAACTGTTAAAAAGTTTTGTTACTAAAATAACATTTGTTGTGCTCAAATGCAAACGATAACATAGATTTGCCTTACTGAacataaatcattattttatgataaaatacatttatcttTATTATGATAAAATGGAAACCAccaaaatgattaattaaatgcatGTCGTAAACCATGGCTTTTACCCATCTATACGAATATGGAAATTATATGAGAAATCATAAAATTAGTTATTTTCTAAACGATCATATAGGGGTGTACGAAAATATAGACGCATGTGAATATCGTGAAATTTTGGTTGGCAATACTGTGGCAGTTGTTTGGAGTTTACATCCCGGCCACTAGATAGCATTCTTCTTATCTCTGAACTTAAACAGTGACAGGAAGTACTTGCATAGGGGCGTGTCACAATTTTTGCGTATGGTGGTGTGTTCTCAATGACAGCTTCCCTACAGTTATAGCCTATTATTTTCCTAAAATAGGAAATATCATTGAGTTACAGTATCACAACATGTACTGTGATGCGTATTGTATCGTGAGATTCTCGCCAACACACAGCCGTATGAATCTGTTTTAAGTCTTGAAATAGTCTATGTCCTACTATTAACATGAGAAGATCTACAGTGAATATTTACATATCTACAtcttaattgttttatttgaaaATGTGCAAATGGGGAATAAATACAGTCTGTACAGTATGATGATTATTTTTCAGCTTTTTCAGGAGGTGGTCCATCTTCAGGTTTGGAAGAGAATCGGTCCATTAGTGTCTTCCACAATCCCTTCTTCTCCTCATCTGTCTGTTGCATGTTACCTGGagaagaaagaaaacttaattGCATATGTGAAACATCAGCTTCCACTCTGATTGTGAAATGACTTTTTGAGCATTTTGCTATTTGACATCAAACAAGTAATATATGTCAATGTACATTTAGTTGTTTaaataatacttttttattttgagttGTTTCCCTATATATAAACTTTGACAAGAACTAAAAAATTCTCACCTGTGGCCAATAGCATTCGACACTCTTCCACTGTTACTCCTGTAAAACTTGTATCTTTTGCTCTTGGGAACTGTAAGCAAGTTAATAGACCAAAAATATGATGCATGCCTCAATTCactttaaaaattttaaatcattttgaaaatatgactTCCATCTAAACCCACCTTTTCTTTGTACACGTTACTGTTGATGCGGGCCAAACTTTCATACATTTGATCACATTTCTCTGGATCTGAAATCTTTGAGAAAACAGTGACTTTTATGAGTACAGGCATCATTGCTTTAAATCTtgtctttgtttatttgaaGCTCTTAGTTTGCAAACGCTAACTTCAGCCCTTCAGTTGTAATAAATTGTAAGTATGTAGTTCAAAAGACTTATCTAGAAATGTTACAACAGCTGATATAATAAAtgctaaagtatactacagtatagaatttatttaataaaactttgTATCAGAAACTTGTCTATTACAGCCAGCTCAACACATTTCTTATTGTTTAATGAAATGTTAAAACACACTGTGGAAAAATACCCAAGATGACACTTGACATGCAAGGTCTGAGCAACAAGGGTAAAGCACGCAAGTTAACGTTAAGTAGTCAAGCAAGCACCTACCTGTGTATTTTCGCCTTCTCTGAATGCACTGGCTACTTTCTGGCGTAAAAATGTCCCTAAATCTCGACCTCTCTTTGATTCGTCTTTTGGCCATTCCTCGCATAGCTTGAGAAATCGACGGTATCTGGTTGCAGACATCTTTTACGTTCAGAAATCTTTGGTTGTGTGTTTCACAACTGTACTCAGTATGCTGTAAATACGTAAACCGTGGAGAG
This Paramisgurnus dabryanus chromosome 7, PD_genome_1.1, whole genome shotgun sequence DNA region includes the following protein-coding sequences:
- the uqcc2 gene encoding ubiquinol-cytochrome-c reductase complex assembly factor 2, which gives rise to MSATRYRRFLKLCEEWPKDESKRGRDLGTFLRQKVASAFREGENTQISDPEKCDQMYESLARINSNVYKEKFPRAKDTSFTGVTVEECRMLLATGNMQQTDEEKKGLWKTLMDRFSSKPEDGPPPEKAEK